One stretch of Oncorhynchus keta strain PuntledgeMale-10-30-2019 chromosome 18, Oket_V2, whole genome shotgun sequence DNA includes these proteins:
- the LOC118376818 gene encoding high choriolytic enzyme 1-like yields MTHRPTLSLLLLLLLGLSQASGNEVHDEPDHVSITSAILESNNGTNELLLDGDILAPRTRNAMKCFSSQYSCLWKKSSDGLVYVPYILSAVYSSLEVETIETAMKYFHGKTCIRFIPRKTQTAYLDIQSSGGCFGTMGTVGDRQTLSLAQFGCVQHGIIQHELLHSLGFHHEHNRSDRDQYIRINWQYIYNYAIENFQKQDTNNLNTAYDYSSVMHYDRTAYTNNYGKETITPIPDPSVAIGQRQGMSNIDVLRVNKLYQC; encoded by the coding sequence ATGACCCACAGACCCACTCttagcctgctgctgctgctgctgctgggcctATCGCAGGCCAGTGGAAATGAGGTCCATGATGAGCCGGACCATGTGTCCATCACTTCAGCGATCCTGGAGTCCAACAACGGAACCAATGAGCTGCTGCTGGACGGAGACATTCTGGCTCCTAGAACCAGGAACGCCATGAAGTGCTTTAGCAGCCAGTACAGCTGTCTCTGGAAGAAGTCATCTGACGGCTTGGTGTATGTGCCTTACATCCTCAGCGCTGTATATTCCAGCTTGGAGGTAGAGACTATTGAGACGGCCATGAAGTACTTCCATGGCAAGACCTGCATCCGCTTCATTCCACGTAAGACACAGACTGCCTACCTGGACATTCAGAGCAGTGGCGGGTGTTTTGGTACCATGGGGACTGTTGGGGACAGGCAGACATTGTCTCTTGCACAGTTTGGCTGTGTTCAACATGGTATCATCCAGCATGAGCTGCTTCACTCCCTGGGCTTCCACCACGAGCACAACAGGAGTGACCGTGACCAGTATATCAGGATCAACTGGCAATACATCTATAACTACGCCATCGAGAACTTCCAGAAGCAGGACACCAACAACCTGAATACTGCATACGACTACTCCTCTGTCATGCACTATGATAGAACCGCTTACACTAACAACTACGGAAAGGAAACCATTACTCCCATCCCAGACCCATCTGTGGCCATCGGACAGAGACAGGGCATGTCCAACATTGATGTCCTGAGGGTCAACAAGCTCTACCAATGCTAA
- the LOC127909009 gene encoding high choriolytic enzyme 1-like: protein MTHRPTLSLLLLLLGLSQASGNEVHDEPDHVSITSAILESNNGTNELLLDGDILAPRTRNAMKCFSSQYSCLWKKSSDGLVYVPYILSAVYSSLEVETIETAMKYFHGKTCIRFIPRKTQTAYLDIQSSGGCFGTMGTVGDRQTLSLAQFGCVQHGIIQHELLHSLGFHHEHNRSDRDQYIRINWQYIYNYAIENFQKQDTNNLNTAYDYSSVMHYDRTAYTNNYGKETITPIPDPSVAIGQRQGMSDIDVLRVNNLYQC, encoded by the coding sequence ATGACCCACAGACCCACTCttagcctgctgctgctgctgctgggcctATCGCAGGCCAGTGGAAATGAGGTCCATGATGAGCCGGACCATGTGTCCATCACTTCAGCGATCCTGGAGTCCAACAACGGAACCAATGAGCTGCTGCTGGACGGAGACATTCTGGCTCCTAGAACCAGGAACGCCATGAAGTGCTTTAGCAGCCAGTACAGCTGTCTCTGGAAGAAGTCATCTGACGGCTTGGTGTATGTGCCTTACATCCTCAGCGCTGTATATTCCAGCTTGGAGGTAGAGACTATTGAGACGGCCATGAAGTACTTCCATGGCAAGACCTGCATCCGCTTCATTCCACGTAAGACACAGACTGCCTACCTGGACATTCAGAGCAGTGGCGGGTGTTTTGGTACCATGGGGACTGTTGGGGACAGGCAGACATTGTCTCTTGCACAGTTTGGCTGTGTTCAACATGGTATCATCCAGCATGAGCTGCTTCACTCCCTGGGCTTCCACCACGAGCACAACAGGAGTGACCGTGACCAGTATATCAGGATCAACTGGCAATACATCTATAACTACGCCATCGAGAACTTCCAGAAGCAGGACACCAACAACCTGAATACTGCATACGACTACTCCTCTGTCATGCACTATGATAGAACCGCTTACACTAACAACTACGGAAAGGAAACCATTACTCCCATCCCAGACCCATCTGTGGCCATCGGACAGAGACAGGGCATGTCCGACATTGATGTCCTGAGGGTCAACAACCTCTACCAATGCTAA